A window from Streptomyces subrutilus encodes these proteins:
- a CDS encoding zinc-binding dehydrogenase produces the protein MRSPLSTLSIGRIPYRPEDLGRNGEAAQLQRRRRGQRRPTRLRPRFRSRFRFALARLVDAGILRPVVDTVRPLSAIAWAHHRALESGGVRGTHLIRST, from the coding sequence GTGCGTAGCCCTCTTTCGACCCTGTCAATTGGTCGCATTCCGTATCGGCCGGAGGACCTAGGGCGCAATGGGGAGGCGGCGCAGCTCCAGCGGCGCCGACGCGGGCAGCGGCGCCCGACCCGACTCCGCCCTCGGTTCCGTTCCAGGTTCCGTTTCGCACTGGCCCGCCTGGTCGACGCCGGGATCCTCCGCCCCGTGGTGGACACCGTCCGCCCGCTCTCCGCCATCGCGTGGGCCCACCACCGGGCCTTGGAGTCGGGCGGCGTCCGCGGCACACACCTCATCCGTAGCACCTGA
- a CDS encoding MFS transporter, with amino-acid sequence MSALEPRVPQLDVPAPLPPPGGVMGPAYRALSVGIISVVFLIAFEATAVGTAMPVAARELDGIGLYAFAFSAYFTTSLFGMVLSGQWADRQGPLRPLAVGIGAFAAGLALSGTAGAMWVFVLGRAVQGFGGGLVIVALYVVVSRAYEERLRPAIMAAFAASWVVPSIVGPLASGTVTEHLGWRWVFLGMPVLVVVPLIVALPAIRRTASGPVDTGAPAAAFDRRRIRLALMISTGAGLLQYAAQDLRWLSLLPAAAGAALMVPAVLGLLPRGTYRARRGLPSVVLLRGVAAGSFIAAESFVPLMLVTQRGLSPTLAGFSLALGGVTWAGGSWLQSKARMEPYRERLIVGGMVLVALAIAAAPAVLVPSVPVWTLALAWAVGCLGMGLVIGSTSVLLLKLSAPEEAGNNSAALQISDGLANVVLLAAGGAAFAALGGGAVGAAHAVADGAAGASHPGAFVVVFLPMACVALVGAWVATRLHAEPAARPVRPAA; translated from the coding sequence ATGAGTGCCCTCGAACCCCGCGTGCCCCAGCTCGACGTCCCGGCCCCGCTCCCGCCGCCGGGCGGCGTCATGGGTCCCGCCTACCGGGCGCTCAGCGTCGGGATCATCTCCGTCGTCTTCCTTATCGCCTTCGAGGCCACCGCCGTCGGCACGGCCATGCCCGTCGCCGCCCGCGAGCTGGACGGGATCGGGCTCTACGCCTTCGCCTTCTCGGCCTACTTCACGACCAGCCTCTTCGGCATGGTCCTGTCCGGGCAGTGGGCCGACCGGCAGGGACCGCTGCGGCCCCTGGCGGTCGGCATCGGTGCCTTCGCCGCCGGGCTGGCGCTGTCCGGGACGGCCGGCGCCATGTGGGTGTTCGTGCTCGGGCGGGCGGTGCAGGGCTTCGGCGGCGGCCTGGTGATCGTCGCGCTCTACGTGGTGGTCAGCCGGGCCTACGAGGAGCGGCTGCGCCCCGCGATCATGGCGGCGTTCGCCGCGAGCTGGGTGGTGCCGTCCATCGTGGGGCCGCTGGCCTCCGGGACCGTGACCGAACACCTGGGCTGGCGCTGGGTGTTCCTCGGGATGCCGGTGCTCGTCGTCGTCCCGCTGATCGTCGCCCTCCCCGCCATCCGCCGCACCGCCTCCGGGCCCGTCGACACCGGCGCCCCCGCCGCCGCCTTCGACCGGCGGCGCATCCGCCTCGCGCTGATGATCTCGACGGGAGCGGGACTGCTCCAGTACGCCGCCCAGGACCTGCGGTGGCTGTCGCTGCTCCCGGCCGCCGCGGGCGCCGCGCTGATGGTGCCCGCGGTGCTCGGGCTGCTGCCGCGCGGCACGTACCGGGCGCGGCGCGGTCTGCCGTCGGTGGTGCTGCTGCGCGGGGTCGCGGCCGGGTCGTTCATCGCGGCGGAGAGTTTCGTGCCGCTGATGCTCGTCACGCAGCGGGGGCTGAGCCCGACGCTCGCCGGGTTCTCGCTCGCGCTGGGCGGGGTGACCTGGGCGGGCGGTTCCTGGCTGCAGTCGAAGGCGCGGATGGAGCCCTACCGGGAGCGGTTGATCGTGGGCGGGATGGTGCTGGTGGCGCTGGCGATCGCGGCCGCGCCGGCCGTGCTGGTCCCGTCCGTGCCGGTGTGGACGCTGGCCCTGGCGTGGGCCGTCGGCTGCCTCGGGATGGGGCTGGTGATCGGTTCCACGAGCGTGCTGCTGCTCAAGCTGTCGGCGCCGGAGGAGGCGGGCAACAACTCCGCCGCCCTGCAGATCTCGGACGGGCTGGCGAACGTGGTGCTGCTGGCCGCCGGCGGCGCCGCCTTCGCCGCGCTCGGCGGGGGAGCGGTGGGCGCCGCGCACGCGGTCGCGGACGGCGCGGCCGGAGCCTCGCACCCCGGGGCGTTCGTCGTGGTCTTCCTGCCGATGGCGTGCGTCGCGCTCGTCGGGGCGTGGGTGGCGACGCGCCTGCACGCCGAACCTGCCGCCCGGCCCGTCCGGCCCGCCGCCTGA
- a CDS encoding type II toxin-antitoxin system death-on-curing family toxin, producing MSARDTAPVSAPVRHLTLVEVLDLAEHACLAQGQPVELREPGLLESAVHRPRARMFGTPAWADPYEQAAALLHGIAANHPLVDGNKRTAWLAAATFLALNGVDLGPVDQRAAYDLVVDVAAGAEPEPARIAERLRRM from the coding sequence ATGAGCGCCCGCGACACCGCGCCGGTCTCCGCCCCCGTCCGCCACCTCACGCTCGTCGAGGTGCTCGACCTGGCGGAGCACGCCTGCCTCGCCCAGGGGCAGCCCGTCGAGCTGCGGGAGCCCGGGCTGCTGGAGTCCGCCGTGCACCGGCCGCGGGCCCGGATGTTCGGGACGCCGGCCTGGGCGGACCCGTACGAGCAGGCCGCCGCGCTGCTGCACGGCATCGCCGCCAACCACCCCCTGGTCGACGGCAACAAGCGCACCGCTTGGCTGGCCGCCGCGACCTTCCTCGCCCTGAACGGGGTCGACCTCGGGCCCGTCGACCAGCGCGCCGCCTACGACCTGGTCGTCGACGTGGCCGCCGGGGCCGAGCCGGAGCCCGCCCGGATCGCGGAACGGCTGCGCCGGATGTGA
- a CDS encoding DEAD/DEAH box helicase → MTTTASHHLSPAFPGRAPWGTASALRAWQQGALDRYIQTQPRDFLAVATPGAGKTTFALTMASWLLHHHVVQQVTVVAPTEHLKKQWAEAAARIGIRLDPEYSAGPLSKDYHGVAVTYAGVGVRPMLHRNRCEQRKTLVILDEIHHAGDSKSWGEACLEAFDPATRRLALTGTPFRSDTNPIPFVTYEEGNDGIRRSSADYTYGYGNALTDGVVRPVIFLSYSGNMRWRTKAGDEIAARLGEPMTKDAVSQAWRTALDPRGDWMPNVLRAADRRLTEVRKGIPDAGGLVIASDQDSARAYAKLLREITGSKATVVLSDDTGASKRIDEFSVDGSRWMVAVRMVSEGVDVPRLAVGVYATTISTPLFFAQAVGRFVRSRRRGETASVFLPTIPYLLGFANEMEVERDHVLDKPKKQGEEDPYAESEKEMDEANRQEDEDTGEEEQMSFEALESDAVFDRVLYDGAEFGMQAHPGSEEEQDYLGIPGLLEPDQVQMLLQKRQSRQIAHSRRKPDADADLLELPADRRPVVSHKELLELRKSLNTMVGAYVHQSGKPHGVIHTELRRVCGGPPSAEATAGQLRERIKKVQEWATRMR, encoded by the coding sequence GTGACTACTACCGCCTCCCACCACCTCTCACCCGCCTTCCCCGGCCGCGCCCCGTGGGGCACCGCCAGCGCGCTGCGCGCCTGGCAGCAGGGGGCGCTGGACCGCTACATCCAGACGCAGCCGCGGGACTTCCTCGCGGTCGCGACGCCCGGCGCCGGGAAGACCACCTTCGCGCTGACCATGGCCTCCTGGCTGCTGCACCACCACGTCGTCCAGCAGGTGACCGTGGTCGCGCCGACCGAGCACCTGAAGAAGCAGTGGGCGGAGGCGGCCGCCCGGATAGGGATCCGCCTCGACCCCGAGTACTCCGCGGGACCGCTGAGCAAGGACTACCACGGCGTCGCCGTCACCTATGCCGGTGTCGGCGTCCGCCCGATGCTGCACCGCAACCGCTGCGAGCAGCGCAAGACCCTGGTGATCCTCGACGAGATCCACCACGCGGGCGACTCGAAGTCCTGGGGCGAGGCCTGCCTGGAGGCCTTCGACCCGGCGACCCGCCGCCTGGCGCTGACCGGCACCCCCTTCCGGTCCGACACCAACCCGATCCCCTTCGTCACGTACGAGGAGGGCAACGACGGCATCCGGCGCTCCTCCGCCGACTACACCTACGGCTACGGCAACGCGCTGACCGACGGCGTCGTGCGGCCGGTCATCTTCCTCTCCTACAGCGGCAACATGCGCTGGCGCACCAAGGCGGGCGACGAGATCGCCGCGCGCCTGGGCGAACCGATGACCAAGGACGCCGTCTCGCAGGCCTGGCGCACCGCGCTGGACCCGCGCGGCGACTGGATGCCGAACGTGCTGCGCGCCGCCGACCGGCGCCTGACCGAGGTCCGCAAGGGCATCCCGGACGCGGGCGGCCTGGTCATCGCCTCCGACCAGGACTCGGCGCGCGCCTACGCCAAGCTGCTGCGCGAGATCACCGGCAGCAAGGCGACCGTCGTGCTGTCCGACGACACCGGGGCGTCGAAGCGGATCGACGAGTTCAGTGTGGACGGCAGCCGCTGGATGGTCGCGGTCCGCATGGTGTCCGAGGGGGTCGACGTGCCGCGGCTGGCGGTCGGCGTCTACGCGACGACGATCTCCACCCCGCTGTTCTTCGCGCAGGCCGTCGGACGTTTCGTGCGTTCGCGCAGGCGCGGCGAGACCGCGTCGGTGTTCCTTCCCACCATCCCCTACCTGCTCGGCTTCGCCAACGAGATGGAGGTCGAGCGCGACCACGTGCTCGACAAGCCGAAGAAGCAGGGCGAGGAGGACCCGTACGCCGAGTCCGAGAAGGAGATGGACGAGGCGAACCGGCAGGAGGACGAGGACACCGGCGAGGAGGAGCAGATGTCCTTCGAGGCGCTGGAGTCCGACGCCGTCTTCGACCGGGTCCTCTACGACGGTGCCGAGTTCGGCATGCAGGCCCACCCGGGCAGCGAGGAGGAGCAGGACTACCTCGGCATCCCCGGGCTGCTGGAGCCGGACCAGGTGCAGATGCTGCTCCAGAAGCGGCAGTCCCGGCAGATCGCCCACAGCCGCCGCAAGCCGGACGCCGACGCGGACCTGCTGGAGCTCCCGGCCGACCGGCGGCCCGTGGTCTCCCACAAGGAGCTGCTGGAGCTGCGCAAGTCGCTGAACACGATGGTCGGCGCCTACGTCCACCAGAGCGGCAAGCCGCACGGGGTGATCCACACGGAGCTGCGCCGGGTGTGCGGCGGTCCGCCGAGCGCGGAGGCGACGGCGGGTCAGCTGCGGGAGCGGATCAAGAAGGTCCAGGAGTGGGCCACCCGCATGCGGTGA
- a CDS encoding IclR family transcriptional regulator, whose protein sequence is MTAETSQTLDRGLRVLKLLADTDHGLTVTELSNRLGVNRTVVYRLLATLEQHALVRRDLGGRARVGLGVLRLGRQVHPLVREAALPALRSLAEDIGATAHLTLVDGTEALAVAVVEPTWTDYHVAYRPGFRHPLDRGAAGRAILAARQGSLIEPGYTLTHGELEAGASGAAAPLVGITGLEGSVGVVMLADAVPERVGPRVVDAAREVADALR, encoded by the coding sequence GTGACCGCGGAAACCTCCCAGACTCTCGACAGAGGGCTCAGAGTCCTGAAACTGCTCGCCGACACCGACCACGGTCTGACCGTCACCGAGCTCTCCAACCGCCTCGGTGTCAACCGCACCGTGGTCTACCGGCTCCTCGCCACCCTCGAACAGCACGCCCTGGTCCGCCGCGACCTCGGCGGGCGGGCCCGCGTCGGCCTCGGGGTGCTGCGACTGGGCCGGCAGGTGCACCCGCTCGTACGCGAGGCGGCCCTGCCCGCGCTGCGGTCCCTCGCCGAGGACATAGGCGCCACCGCGCACCTGACCCTCGTCGACGGCACCGAGGCGCTGGCCGTGGCGGTCGTCGAGCCGACCTGGACGGACTACCACGTGGCCTACCGGCCCGGCTTCCGGCACCCGCTGGACCGCGGGGCCGCCGGACGGGCCATCCTGGCCGCCCGCCAGGGCTCGCTGATCGAGCCCGGGTACACCCTGACCCACGGCGAGCTCGAAGCGGGCGCCAGCGGGGCCGCCGCGCCGCTCGTGGGGATCACCGGGCTGGAGGGCAGCGTCGGCGTCGTGATGCTGGCCGACGCGGTGCCGGAGCGCGTGGGCCCCCGGGTGGTCGACGCGGCCCGCGAGGTCGCGGACGCCCTGCGCTAG